The following are encoded together in the Humulus lupulus chromosome 5, drHumLupu1.1, whole genome shotgun sequence genome:
- the LOC133834612 gene encoding ABC transporter C family member 10-like codes for MEETTWTMFCAESDCIGESCGSSFEFLSHPSSCTSHALIIFFNVVLLFMLLITMVKKSSSPRIDGVPSRFQALSTLQIVSAVVNGCLGLSFLFFGVWIFEEKLRQTHTALPLNLWFQAIFQSFTLLLIGITVSIKVKQLPRTLVRLLTILATLFAGFACVLSLFAAVLNRQMTIKIALDVLSLPGAVLLLLCAYKSCKYEESDNDVIVQKGLYRHLNGEAKGKYDGEDHDSVTPFARAGCFSKFSFWWLNSLMKKGRKETLKEEDVPKLREADRAENCYLLFLEQLEKQQRKDGFSSQPSLLKIIICCHWREILISGLFALLKILTLSAGPLLLNAFILVAEGHESFKHEGYVLAITLFFAKNIESVSQRQWYFRSRLIGLKVRSLLTAAIYKKQLQLSSSAKLVHSGGEIMNYVTVDAYRIGEFPFWFHQTWTTSLQLCLALVILFGAVGLATIAALVAILLTVACNAPVAKLQHQFQTKLMTAQDERLKVLSEALVNMKVLKLYAWENHFKNVVESLRKVELKWLSAVQLRSAYNTFLFWSSPVLVSAATFGACYFLKVPLHANNVFTFVATLRLVQDPIRVIPDVIDVVIQAKVAFARIVIFLEAPELQTARVRQKYNTGSVKTAIVIKSADFSWEENLSKPTLRNIDLEVSHGEKVAICGEVGSGKSTLLAAILGEVTNTRGDIQVYGKIAYVSQTAWIQTGTIQDNILFGSLMDNQGYHETLERCSLIKDLELLPYGDLTEIGERGVNLSGGQKQRIQLARALYQNADIYLLDDPFSAVDAHTASSLFNEYVMEALSDKIVLLVTHQVDFLPGFDSVLLMSDGQILQSAPYNELLSTSKDFQDLVNAHKETAGSERLAQVTPSEKLLTSVKEIKKRFTEKQYKTSNGDQLIKLEERETGDTGFKPYKKYLNQNKGYVYFSLGFVAHLVFVISQILQNSWMAANVDNPRISTLKLIVVYLIIGISSTIVLLLRSLTIVFLGIESSKSLFSQLLNSLFRSPMSFYDSTPLGRILSRVSADLSIVDLDVPFSLLFAVGTTMIAIANVGVLAVITWQVLFVLLPTVYLTYRLQSYYFSTAKELMRINGTTKSLVANHITESVAGAITIRAFEEEERFFSKNLELIDINASPFFHSFAANEWLIQQLETLSATVLAFAALCMVLLPPDTFSSGFIGMALSYGLSLNNSLVFSIQNQCTTANYIISVERLNQYMYIPSEAPEVIEQNRPPANWPHVGKVEIHDLQIRYRANSPLVLRGISCTFEGGHKIGIVGRTGSGKTTLIGALFRLVEPTRGNIIVDGIGISTIGLHDLRSRFGVIPQDPTLFNGTVRYNLDPLSQHSDGEIWEVLGKCQLRETVQEKEDGLDSLVMDDGSNWSMGQRQLFCLGRALLRRSRVLVLDEATASIDNATDMILQKTIRTEFVDCTVITVAHRIPTVMDCTMVLAMSDGQIVEYDESMKLMKKEGSLFGKLVKEYWSHMQSAESH; via the exons TTTGTTCTTTGGTGTCTGGATATTTGAAGAGAAGCTGAGGCAAACCCATACTGCTCTGCCTTTGAATCTATGGTTTCAGGCAATATTTCAAAGCTTTACTTTGTTGCTTATTGGCATAACAGTAAGTATCAAGGTGAAGCAGCTGCCTAGAACACTAGTTCGACTGTTGACCATTCTTGCAACCTTGTTTGCTGGTTTTGCTTGTGTTCTGTCTTTGTTCGCGGCTGTTTTGAATAGACAAATGACGATTAAGATAGCTTTGGATGTTTTATCTCTACCGGGAGCTGTTCTTTTACTCTTGTGTGCTTATAAGAGCTGTAAATATGAGGAGAGTGATAATGATGTCATCGTTCAAAAAGGTCTTTATAGACATTTAAATGGTGAGGCTAAGggcaaatatgatggtgaagatcATGACTCAGTTACCCCATTTGCCAGAGCAGGATGCTTCAGCAAGTTCTCGTTTTGGTGGCTAAACTCGTTGATGAAGAAGGGTAGGAAGGAAACTCTCAAGGAAGAAGATGTTCCAAAGCTGAGGGAAGCTGATAGAGCAGAAAATTGTTATCTACTGTTCTTGGAGCAATTAGAGAAACAGCAAAGGAAGGATGGTTTTTCTTCTCAACCATCATTATTAAAGATAATCATTTGTTGCCACTGGAGAGAGATTTTGATATCTGGGTTATTTGCCTTACTAAAAATATTGACTCTCTCTGCTGGTCCTTTACTTCTTAATGCATTCATTTTGGTTGCTGAAGGACATGAGAGTTTTAAGCACGAAGGTTATGTGTTGGCCATAACCCTTTTCTTTGCTAAGAATATTGAATCCGTTTCGCAAAGACAATGGTACTTTAGAAGCAGACTTATTGGTTTGAAAGTGAGGTCTTTGCTTACAGCAGCCATTTACAAGAAGCAGCTGCAATTATCTAGCTCTGCTAAGTTGGTTCATTCTGGTGGAGAGATTATGAATTACGTTACTGTTGATGCCTATAGGATTGGAGAATTCCCATTTTGGTTCCATCAGACTTGGACAACTAGTCTCCAACTCTGTCTCGCCTTAGTAATTCTTTTCGGAGCAGTTGGATTGGCCACAATAGCAGCCTTGGTGGCTATCCTTCTGACTGTGGCTTGCAATGCTCCAGTGGCTAAGTTACAACACCAATTTCAGACAAAACTTATGACGGCTCAAGATGAAAGGCTGAAAGTTCTCTCTGAGGCTCTTGTGAACATGAAGGTGTTGAAACTTTATGCTTGGGAAAATCACTTCAAGAATGTTGTTGAAAGTTTGAGAAAGGTGGAGTTGAAATGGCTATCTGCTGTGCAGTTGAGAAGTGCATATAATACATTTCTTTTTTGGTCATCTCCTGTTTTGGTCTCTGCTGCAACATTTGGAGCATGCTATTTTCTCAAAGTTCCCTTGCACGCCAACAATGTGTTCACTTTTGTAGCAACTCTGCGCCTTGTTCAGGACCCCATTAGAGTCATACCTGATGTTATTGATGTGGTGATTCAAGCAAAGGTTGCATTTGCTCGGATTGTAATATTCCTCGAGGCGCCAGAGCTGCAGACTGCGAGAGTCAGGCAAAAGTACAACACAGGCAGTGTGAAAACAGCCATTGTGATTAAATCAGCTGATTTTTCATGGGAAGAGAATTTATCAAAGCCAACTCTGAGAAACATAGATTTAGAGGTTAGTCATGGTGAAAAGGTGGCTATATGTGGAGAGGTTGGGTCTGGGAAATCTACTCTTTTGGCAGCTATTCTTGGTGAAGTTACAAACACTAGAGGCGAT ATTCAAGTTTATGGGAAGATTGCCTATGTTTCTCAAACAGCATGGATCCAAACAGGCACAATACAAGACAATATTTTATTTGGCTCTCTTATGGACAATCAAGGATACCATGAAACACTTGAGAGATGTTCCCTAATCAAGGACCTGGAATTACTTCCTTATGGTGATCTGACTGAAATCGGGGAGAGGGGAGTAAATCTGAGTGGTGGCCAGAAACAAAGAATCCAACTTGCTCGCGCTCTTTATCAGAatgctgatatatatctcttggATGATCCATTCAGTGCCGTTGATGCACATACTGCTTCAAGCTTGTTTAAT GAATATGTCATGGAAGCTCTTTCAGACAAGATAGTCCTTCTTGTGACTCACCAAGTTGATTTCCTTCCTGGATTTGATTCTGTACTG TTAATGTCTGATGGACAAATTTTACAATCAGCTCCTTACAATGAGTTATTGTCAACAAGCAAGGATTTTCAAGACCTTGTAAATGCACACAAAGAGACTGCTGGTTCTGAAAGGCTGGCACAAGTGACACCTTCTGAGAAGCTTTTAACATCTGTGAAGGAGATAAAAAAAAGATTCACAGAGAAGCAATACAAAACATCTAATGGAGATCAGTTGATTAAGCTTGAAGAAAGAGAAACAGGTGACACAGGATTCAAGCCTTACAAGAAATATCTGAATCAAAACAAAGGATACGTCTATTTCTCCCTCGGCTTTGTTGCGCACCTTGTATTCGTGATTAGTCAGATCTTGCAGAACTCCTGGATGGCTGCTAATGTTGATAATCCAAGAATCAGCACATTGAAGTTAATTGTAGTGTACTTGATCATTGGAATTTCCTCAACAATTGTTTTGCTTTTAAGATCACTTACTATAGTTTTTTTGGGGATTGAGTCATCGAAATCTCTTTTTTCGCAACTGCTAAATTCCCTTTTTCGATCACCAATGTCCTTTTACGACTCCACACCTTTGGGAAGGATACTTAGTCGG GTTTCAGCTGACTTGAGTATAGTCGATTTGGATGTCCCATTTAGCTTACTCTTTGCTGTTGGGACCACCATGATTGCAATTGCTAATGTTGGAGTACTGGCTGTTATCACATGGCAAGTCTTGTTTGTCTTATTACCAACAGTTTATCTGACTTATCGATTACAG AGCTATTACTTTTCCACTGCTAAAGAACTAATGCGCATCAACGGTACAACCAAGTCCTTGGTAGCAAACCATATTACTGAGTCTGTGGCAGGAGCCATAACAATTAGAGCCTTTGAAGAGGAAGAACGGTTCTTTTCAAAGAACTTAGAACTCATTGACATAAATGCTAGCCCTTTTTTCCACAGTTTTGCAGCAAATGAATGGTTAATTCAACAGTTGGAAACACTCAGTGCTACAGTTCTTGCTTTTGCAGCATTATGCATGGTCCTTCTTCCCCCTGATACTTTTAGCTCAG GGTTTATTGGGATGGCACTCTCTTATGGCCTCTCACTGAACAATTCTCTTGTATTTTCTATTCAAAACCAATGCACTACCGCAAATTACATCATTTCAGTGGAAAGGCTAAACCAGTACATGTACATACCTAGTGAAGCACCTGAAGTGATTGAACAAAATCGGCCCCCAGCCAATTGGCCCCATGTTGGTAAAGTAGAGATACATGATTTGCAG ATCAGATATAGAGCCAACTCCCCACTTGTTCTTCGTGGCATCAGTTGCACATTTGAAGGAGGGCACAAGATTGGTATAGTTGGTAGAACCGGCAGTGGAAAAACCACTTTAATTGGTGCATTATTTCGCCTAGTAGAGCCTACCAGAGGGAATATTATAGTTGATGGTATTGGCATCTCAACAATTGGACTTCATGATTTGAGGTCACGCTTTGGTGTAATACCTCAAGATCCTACTCTATTTAATGGGACTGTCAGATACAATTTGGACCCCTTATCTCAACATTCTGACGGCGAAATATGGGAG gTTCTTGGAAAGTGTCAGCTTAGAGAAACTGTTCAAGAGAAAGAAGATGGTTTGGACTCTTTAG TTATGGATGATGGCTCAAATTGGAGTATGGGACAAAGACAACTGTTCTGTTTGGGGAGAGCATTGCTGAGGAGAAGTAGGGTATTGGTGCTTGATGAAGCAACTGCTTCAATAGACAATGCAACTGATATGATTCTACAGAAAACAATCAGAACTGAGTTTGTAGATTGTACTGTGATCACAGTTGCTCATAGGATACCAACTGTGATGGATTGCACCATGGTTCTTGCCATGAGTGATG GGCAAATAGTGGAGTATGATGAGTCAATGAAGTTGATGAAGAAAGAAGGGTCACTTTTTGGAAAGCTGGTGAAGGAGTATTGGTCCCATATGCAGTCTGCTGAGTCACATTGA